Proteins from one Parvibaculum lavamentivorans DS-1 genomic window:
- a CDS encoding ammonium transporter: MDPIESAGAGLSAGGDVFFILMGAILVFAMHSGFAFLEVGTVRHKNQVNALVKILADFAISTIAYFFVGYAVAYGVDFLVSAAELNGATEGSEYGPQGLSLVKFFFLLTFAAAIPAIISGGIAERARFWPQAMATAIIVGLVYPFFEGLVWNDNLGMQDMLEETFGAPFHDFAGSIVVHAVGGWLAFGAVLMLGRRNGRYTKEGKLVGFPPSSIPWLALGSWLLCMGWFGFNVMSAQSLESVSGLVALNSLLAMAGGIIASLVVGRNDPGFIHNGALAGLVAVCAGSDLMHPLGSLVVGAVAGALFVVMFEACQRRFKIDDVLGVWPLHGLCGLWGGIAAGIFGLTELGGLGGVSFLSQLVGSFAGVVYAGIAGFAVYGLLKAVVGIRLSAEEEHRGADLSIHQIGANPETEVSPGR; encoded by the coding sequence ATGGATCCGATTGAAAGCGCGGGCGCTGGATTGAGCGCCGGCGGAGACGTGTTTTTTATTCTCATGGGCGCCATTCTTGTCTTCGCCATGCATTCCGGCTTCGCTTTTCTCGAAGTCGGCACCGTGCGTCACAAGAACCAGGTCAATGCGCTTGTAAAAATTCTCGCCGATTTCGCTATCTCGACGATTGCCTATTTCTTCGTCGGCTATGCGGTGGCCTATGGCGTCGATTTCCTCGTCAGCGCCGCCGAACTGAACGGAGCGACCGAAGGCTCGGAATACGGGCCACAAGGCCTTTCGCTGGTGAAGTTCTTCTTCCTCCTCACCTTTGCCGCCGCGATCCCTGCAATCATTTCCGGCGGCATTGCCGAGCGCGCCCGTTTCTGGCCGCAGGCAATGGCGACCGCCATCATTGTCGGCCTCGTCTATCCCTTCTTCGAAGGGCTGGTCTGGAATGACAATTTAGGCATGCAGGACATGCTGGAGGAGACATTCGGCGCTCCTTTCCATGATTTCGCGGGCTCGATCGTCGTTCACGCAGTCGGCGGCTGGCTGGCATTCGGCGCGGTCCTCATGCTCGGCCGCCGCAATGGCCGCTATACGAAAGAAGGCAAGCTTGTCGGCTTTCCCCCCTCCTCGATCCCGTGGCTCGCGCTCGGATCCTGGCTTCTCTGCATGGGCTGGTTCGGTTTCAATGTGATGTCCGCCCAATCGCTCGAAAGCGTTTCGGGCCTTGTCGCGCTGAATTCGCTTCTCGCCATGGCGGGCGGCATCATCGCTTCACTCGTCGTCGGGCGGAACGATCCAGGCTTCATACACAATGGCGCCCTGGCCGGCCTCGTGGCCGTTTGCGCGGGCTCCGACCTCATGCACCCTCTCGGCTCCCTGGTCGTTGGCGCCGTCGCGGGCGCCCTTTTTGTGGTGATGTTCGAAGCCTGCCAGCGCCGCTTCAAGATCGACGACGTGCTGGGCGTCTGGCCGCTTCATGGTCTTTGCGGCCTCTGGGGCGGCATTGCGGCAGGCATCTTCGGCCTGACCGAGCTAGGTGGTCTTGGCGGGGTGAGCTTCCTCAGCCAGCTCGTCGGCTCATTCGCCGGCGTCGTCTATGCCGGCATCGCCGGTTTTGCCGTCTATGGCCTCCTGAAGGCCGTTGTGGGCATCCGGCTGAGCGCCGAGGAAGAGCACCGGGGCGCCGACCTCTCGATCCATCAGATCGGCGCCAACCCGGAGACCGAAGTCTCCCCGGGCCGGTAA
- a CDS encoding ammonium transporter has protein sequence MTDNFRFKALVRSGAAGLAASFALLATAGSAFAQEEAPTLNSGDTAWMLTATALVLLMTIPGLALFYGGMVRKKNVVAMTAQNFAIAALMSVIWMVIGYSLAFQDGGSMNAYIGGLDRLFLSGMGVDEISGTIPESVFMTFQMTFAIITPALITGAFADRMKFSSMLVFMALWLVFIYAPICHWVWGGGFLSEDGVLDFAGGTVVHINAGVAGLVACLVLGPRKGFGTENMAPHNVVLTMVGASLLWVGWFGFNAGSELAADGRAGMAMAVTQIATAAAALSWMFIEWIVHRKPTLLGLATGAVAGLVAITPASGFVDPSGALWIGLAAGIICFIASTSVKKAIGYDDALDVFGVHAIGGIVGAVLTGVFASAAITGADAPLGGLEGNWAQVGIQIKGIVATIVYCGLGTFVLLMVTKLFFGLRVTPQEEVEGLDISQHGEVIQ, from the coding sequence ATGACCGACAACTTCAGATTCAAGGCGCTTGTCCGCAGTGGCGCTGCGGGACTTGCGGCCTCCTTTGCGTTGCTTGCAACAGCAGGCAGCGCCTTTGCGCAGGAAGAAGCGCCAACGCTCAATTCCGGCGACACGGCATGGATGCTCACGGCCACCGCGCTGGTGCTGCTGATGACCATACCGGGCCTCGCCTTGTTCTATGGCGGCATGGTCCGCAAGAAGAACGTCGTCGCCATGACGGCGCAGAATTTCGCCATCGCGGCCTTGATGTCCGTGATCTGGATGGTGATCGGCTACTCGCTGGCCTTCCAGGATGGCGGCTCGATGAATGCCTATATCGGCGGCCTCGACCGGCTCTTCCTGAGCGGCATGGGCGTCGACGAGATTTCGGGCACGATCCCCGAAAGCGTCTTCATGACCTTCCAGATGACTTTCGCGATCATCACCCCCGCCCTCATCACCGGCGCCTTCGCCGACCGTATGAAGTTTTCCAGCATGCTGGTCTTCATGGCGCTCTGGCTCGTCTTCATCTACGCGCCGATCTGCCATTGGGTATGGGGCGGCGGCTTCCTCAGCGAAGACGGCGTGCTCGACTTTGCCGGCGGCACCGTGGTGCACATCAATGCCGGTGTCGCGGGCCTCGTCGCCTGCCTCGTGCTCGGCCCGCGCAAGGGCTTCGGCACCGAGAACATGGCTCCGCACAATGTTGTCCTCACCATGGTCGGCGCTTCGCTGCTCTGGGTCGGCTGGTTCGGCTTCAACGCTGGTTCGGAACTCGCAGCCGATGGCCGCGCCGGCATGGCGATGGCGGTCACGCAGATCGCGACGGCCGCCGCCGCGCTCTCCTGGATGTTCATCGAATGGATCGTCCACCGGAAGCCCACGCTGCTCGGTCTTGCCACCGGCGCCGTGGCGGGCCTCGTTGCGATCACCCCCGCTTCGGGCTTCGTCGATCCTTCCGGCGCGCTCTGGATCGGTCTCGCCGCGGGCATCATCTGCTTCATTGCCTCGACAAGCGTAAAGAAGGCGATCGGCTATGACGATGCGCTCGACGTGTTCGGCGTGCATGCCATCGGCGGCATTGTCGGCGCCGTCCTGACAGGCGTGTTCGCGTCTGCCGCGATCACCGGCGCCGACGCGCCGCTCGGCGGCCTTGAGGGCAACTGGGCGCAGGTCGGCATCCAGATTAAGGGCATCGTCGCAACAATCGTCTATTGCGGCCTCGGCACCTTCGTTCTGCTGATGGTGACAAAGCTCTTCTTCGGCCTGCGCGTCACGCCGCAGGAGGAAGTCGAAGGCCTCGACATCAGCCAGCATGGCGAAGTGATCCAGTAG
- a CDS encoding P-II family nitrogen regulator, with protein sequence MKLVMAIIKPFKLDEVREALTAIGVQGLTVTEVKGYGRQKGQTEIYRGAEYAVNFLPKLKIEVVVATDQTDAVVSAISGAAKTGQIGDGKIFVISVEQVLRIRTGETDAEAL encoded by the coding sequence ATGAAGCTCGTTATGGCGATCATCAAGCCATTCAAGCTGGACGAAGTCCGTGAAGCGTTGACCGCAATCGGCGTCCAGGGCCTGACCGTTACCGAAGTGAAGGGCTACGGCCGTCAGAAGGGTCAGACCGAAATCTATCGCGGCGCGGAATACGCGGTGAACTTCCTGCCAAAGCTCAAGATTGAAGTAGTCGTTGCGACCGACCAGACCGACGCCGTGGTGTCCGCGATCAGCGGCGCCGCAAAGACGGGCCAGATCGGCGACGGCAAGATTTTTGTAATTTCCGTCGAGCAGGTGCTGCGTATCCGCACCGGCGAAACGGACGCGGAAGCTCTTTGA
- a CDS encoding PQQ-dependent dehydrogenase, methanol/ethanol family, whose amino-acid sequence MADLGKMWPVAVNAAAGLVLAGFIGWQFVGGGEDEQVAEAPPAVEAPAASAPIEADRIEGAVGVDAERIINADKEPGNWLAHGRTYDEQRFSPLDQITPENIGQLSLAWALDTDTARGLEATPIVVDGTMYMSLIWGITIAVDAKSGEELWRFDPEVPGEWGRYGCCDVVNRGVAVWKGRVYVASFDGRLFALDAKDGSVVWEVNTIPGAPYTITGAPRVFDDMVVIGNGGGEYGVRGYITAYDTETGEERWRFYTVPGDPSLPLEHPELEAAVPTWKGGEWWKVGGGGTAWDSMVYEPETGTLFVGTGNGSPWTREIRSPGGGDNLYISSILALDAKTGRMKWYYQTTPGDNWDYTATQPLMLADIEIGGEPRKVIMQAPKNGFFYVLDRETGKLISANPFSTVTWASHVDLETGRPVETGEGEYGDRTAFVLPSANGAHNWHPMAFHPGTGLVYIPTQDIAGIYSLSEQWKTEKKFTPKENWWNTGIDWTDYIDAINALPELPMEKGYLKAWNPATGEVEWQAEYPAPLNGGVLATAGNLVFQGTADGYLYAYKADTGEQVWAQHIQTGIVAPPVTYLVDGEQYIAVLAGWGGVNIVSGDARTSAAAKYGNQGRLLTFKLGGGGVLPKLAMLDQSIPEWPPLTASEETVRQGEIGYSTYCMLCHGALAVSPGVTPDLRRMGESTREHIQDIVRGGILSDNGMASFADHLSEEDVDAILSYVQKRALEDRARQQPTN is encoded by the coding sequence ATGGCGGATCTAGGGAAAATGTGGCCCGTTGCGGTTAATGCAGCGGCGGGGCTGGTACTGGCCGGATTTATCGGCTGGCAATTCGTGGGCGGTGGCGAGGATGAGCAGGTGGCGGAAGCGCCGCCGGCGGTCGAAGCGCCCGCAGCTTCGGCGCCCATCGAGGCCGACAGGATCGAAGGCGCCGTCGGGGTCGATGCGGAGCGCATCATCAATGCGGACAAGGAGCCCGGCAACTGGCTCGCCCATGGCCGCACCTATGATGAGCAGCGTTTCTCGCCGCTCGACCAGATCACGCCTGAAAATATCGGCCAGCTCTCGCTCGCCTGGGCTCTCGACACCGACACGGCGCGCGGCCTCGAGGCGACGCCGATCGTCGTCGACGGCACCATGTACATGTCGCTCATCTGGGGCATCACAATCGCGGTCGATGCGAAATCGGGCGAAGAGCTCTGGCGCTTCGATCCGGAAGTACCCGGCGAATGGGGCCGCTATGGCTGTTGCGACGTGGTCAATCGCGGCGTGGCGGTCTGGAAGGGCCGGGTCTATGTGGCGAGTTTCGATGGTCGTCTTTTCGCGCTCGACGCGAAGGACGGTTCGGTCGTCTGGGAAGTGAACACAATCCCCGGCGCTCCCTACACCATCACCGGCGCGCCGCGCGTCTTCGACGACATGGTCGTCATCGGCAATGGCGGCGGCGAATATGGCGTGCGCGGCTACATCACCGCCTACGACACCGAGACGGGCGAAGAGCGCTGGCGCTTCTATACGGTGCCGGGCGATCCCTCGCTGCCGCTCGAACATCCCGAACTGGAAGCAGCCGTTCCGACATGGAAGGGCGGCGAATGGTGGAAGGTCGGCGGCGGCGGCACCGCATGGGATTCCATGGTCTACGAACCTGAAACCGGAACGCTCTTCGTCGGCACCGGCAATGGCTCGCCCTGGACGCGCGAGATCCGCTCGCCCGGAGGCGGCGACAATCTCTATATCTCGTCGATCCTGGCGCTCGACGCGAAGACCGGCCGTATGAAGTGGTACTACCAGACGACGCCCGGCGACAATTGGGACTACACGGCGACACAGCCCCTGATGCTTGCCGACATCGAAATCGGCGGCGAGCCCCGCAAGGTCATCATGCAGGCGCCGAAAAACGGCTTCTTCTATGTGCTCGACCGGGAAACCGGCAAGCTCATCTCGGCGAACCCGTTCTCGACCGTCACCTGGGCGAGCCATGTCGATCTGGAGACGGGCCGTCCGGTGGAAACCGGAGAGGGCGAGTATGGCGACCGCACGGCCTTCGTGCTGCCTTCCGCGAATGGCGCGCATAACTGGCACCCCATGGCTTTCCATCCCGGCACCGGCCTCGTCTATATCCCGACGCAGGACATTGCCGGCATCTATTCGCTCAGCGAACAGTGGAAGACCGAGAAGAAGTTCACGCCGAAAGAGAACTGGTGGAACACCGGCATCGACTGGACCGACTATATCGACGCGATCAACGCGCTGCCGGAACTGCCGATGGAGAAGGGCTATCTCAAGGCCTGGAATCCGGCGACAGGCGAAGTCGAATGGCAGGCCGAGTATCCGGCGCCGCTCAATGGCGGCGTGCTGGCGACGGCGGGCAATCTCGTCTTCCAGGGCACGGCGGACGGCTATCTCTATGCCTACAAGGCCGATACGGGCGAACAGGTCTGGGCGCAGCATATCCAGACCGGCATCGTCGCGCCGCCCGTCACCTATCTGGTCGATGGCGAACAATACATCGCGGTGCTCGCAGGCTGGGGCGGCGTCAACATCGTCTCCGGCGATGCGCGCACATCGGCGGCAGCGAAATACGGCAATCAGGGCCGCCTGCTCACGTTCAAGCTCGGCGGCGGCGGTGTGCTCCCGAAGCTTGCGATGCTCGACCAGTCGATCCCGGAATGGCCGCCGCTCACCGCCTCCGAAGAAACCGTGCGTCAGGGCGAGATTGGTTATTCGACCTACTGCATGCTCTGCCACGGCGCACTTGCCGTGTCGCCGGGTGTCACGCCCGATCTGCGCCGCATGGGCGAAAGCACGCGCGAACACATTCAGGATATCGTGCGCGGCGGTATTCTCTCCGATAATGGAATGGCGAGCTTCGCCGACCATCTGTCGGAAGAGGATGTCGATGCGATCCTCTCCTATGTGCAGAAGCGGGCGCTTGAGGACCGGGCGCGGCAACAGCCGACGAACTGA
- a CDS encoding ammonium transporter, producing MAGLATLALAAPAFAQEVEEVAEEAFTLSAPETAYIFNTLLFLIGGFLVMWMAAGFAMLEAGLVRSKNVAMQCTKNISIFSVATILYYLVGYNLMYSGVDGGYFGSIALWGVDDSGGVASDGTGYAAASDWFFQVVFVATAASIVSGTLAERIKLWPFLLFTVFLTGFIYPIQGSWQWGGGWLSELGFSDFAGSTIVHSTGGWAALMGALVLGPRIGKYVKGGGVSPMPGSSMPLATLGTFILWLGWFGFNGASQLAIGTVADAQAVSTVFINTNMAAAGGVVAAMVLTQLLYKKVDITMALNGALAGLVSITAEPLAPTLGWALGIGAIGGVIVVLTVPLLDKLHIDDVVGAIPVHLFCGIWGTMAVPLTNGDTNFAAQATGVISIGIFVAVTSLVLWLALRFTIGIRCSEEEEMMGLDKAEIGVEAYPEFTVR from the coding sequence ATGGCGGGACTCGCCACACTGGCCTTGGCGGCTCCTGCATTCGCGCAGGAAGTCGAAGAAGTGGCCGAAGAGGCCTTTACTCTGAGCGCACCGGAAACAGCATATATTTTCAATACATTGCTGTTTCTGATCGGCGGCTTCCTCGTTATGTGGATGGCCGCGGGATTCGCGATGCTGGAAGCCGGCCTCGTTCGTTCCAAGAACGTTGCCATGCAATGCACGAAGAACATTTCGATTTTCTCCGTTGCGACGATCCTCTACTACCTCGTCGGCTACAACCTCATGTATAGCGGCGTTGACGGCGGCTACTTCGGCAGCATCGCGCTCTGGGGCGTCGATGATTCCGGTGGCGTCGCAAGCGACGGAACGGGTTATGCGGCAGCGTCCGACTGGTTCTTCCAGGTCGTGTTCGTTGCCACCGCCGCATCGATCGTGTCGGGCACCCTGGCCGAGCGCATCAAGCTCTGGCCGTTCCTCCTCTTCACCGTGTTCCTGACGGGCTTCATCTATCCGATCCAGGGCTCCTGGCAGTGGGGCGGCGGCTGGCTCAGCGAACTCGGCTTCTCCGATTTCGCCGGTTCGACCATCGTGCACTCCACGGGCGGCTGGGCCGCGCTGATGGGTGCGCTGGTTCTCGGCCCGCGCATTGGCAAGTATGTCAAGGGCGGTGGCGTGAGCCCGATGCCCGGCTCCTCGATGCCGCTTGCAACGCTCGGCACCTTCATCCTGTGGCTCGGCTGGTTCGGCTTCAACGGCGCCTCCCAGCTCGCCATCGGCACGGTTGCCGACGCACAGGCTGTCTCGACCGTCTTCATCAACACGAACATGGCTGCCGCTGGCGGTGTGGTCGCGGCGATGGTCCTGACGCAGCTCCTCTACAAGAAGGTCGACATCACCATGGCGCTGAACGGCGCTCTGGCCGGTCTCGTCTCGATCACAGCTGAGCCGCTTGCTCCGACCCTCGGTTGGGCCCTCGGTATCGGTGCGATCGGTGGCGTGATCGTCGTCCTCACCGTTCCGCTTCTCGACAAGCTCCACATCGACGACGTGGTGGGCGCGATCCCCGTCCATCTCTTCTGCGGCATCTGGGGCACGATGGCGGTTCCGCTGACCAATGGAGACACGAACTTCGCCGCACAGGCGACGGGCGTCATCTCCATCGGCATCTTCGTAGCCGTGACGAGCCTCGTGCTCTGGCTCGCGCTGCGCTTCACGATCGGCATCCGCTGCTCGGAAGAGGAAGAGATGATGGGACTCGACAAGGCCGAGATCGGTGTCGAGGCCTATCCGGAGTTCACGGTTCGCTAA